In Argopecten irradians isolate NY chromosome 11, Ai_NY, whole genome shotgun sequence, one DNA window encodes the following:
- the LOC138334529 gene encoding protocatechuate 3,4-dioxygenase beta chain-like: protein MAAIYFCQVLLLFRISSGLGSGDNSRQNCRPTSHDILGPYYVPNPPRLLQYCTGDPDWYQYDSLFVHGHVYKSDCTTPMANTRIDVWQADHSGNYTLDAQCRGYLRTDSQGYYEFSTLYPGKYHLLNVANFRPAHIHFKVYGKRRHKTLVTQLYFAGDSSLGTNDPCTVCSSGREDLIADVEYFCDSNDRSECIQVVRFDIVLERGTGVSQT, encoded by the coding sequence ATGGCTGCCATTTACTTCTGCCAGGTGCTATTGTTGTTCAGAATAAGTTCTGGCCTCGGAAGTGGTGATAATTCTCGACAGAACTGTCGTCCTACCAGTCATGATATTCTTGGACCATACTACGTCCCCAATCCTCCCCGACTTCTACAGTACTGTACGGGAGATCCCGACTGGTATCAATACGATTCACTGTTTGTCCATGGACATGTTTACAAGAGTGACTGTACAACGCCAATGGCCAATACAAGGATTGACGTCTGGCAAGCTGACCATTCCGGAAACTATACATTAGACGCACAATGTCGGGGCTACCTCAGGACTGACTCCCAAGGCTACTACGAATTCTCTACTCTTTATCCTGGCAAGTATCATCTCCTCAACGTCGCAAATTTTCGTCCTGCTCATATTCATTTCAAGGTTTATGGAAAACGACGTCATAAGACTCTTGTAACCCAGCTTTATTTTGCTGGGGATTCGAGCCTAGGAACCAACGATCCTTGTACAGTGTGTAGTTCAGGAAGAGAGGATCTGATAGCCGATGTGGAATACTTCTGTGATTCTAATGATCGGTCGGAGTGTATCCAAGTGGTCAGGTTTGACATTGTTTTGGAAAGGGGAACGGGTGTTTCACAGACTTAG